The following coding sequences are from one Nicotiana tabacum cultivar K326 chromosome 1, ASM71507v2, whole genome shotgun sequence window:
- the LOC107810302 gene encoding protein translation factor SUI1 homolog, producing MSELDLQVPTAFDPFAEANADNSGAGSKDYVHIRIQQRNGRKSLTTVQGLKKEFSYNKILKDLKKEFCCNGTVVQDPELGQVIQLQGDQRKNVSAFLVQAEIVKKEHIKIHGF from the exons ATGTCTGAGCTCGACCTCCAAGTTCCCACTGCTTTTG ATCCCTTTGCTGAGGCAAATGCTGACAATTCTGGAGCTGGGTCAAAAGATTATGTTCACATTCGCATACAGCAAAGGAATGGTCGGAAAAGCCTGACAACTGTGCAAGGGTTGAAGAAAGAATTCAGCTACAATAAAATACTGAAGGACCTTAAAAAAGAGTTTTGTTGCAATGGTACTGTTGTCCAGGATCCAGAACTAGGCCAG GTTATTCAACTCCAGGGTGATCAGAGGAAGAACGTTTCTGCATTTCTTGTCCAG GCTGAAATCGTGAAGAAAGAGCACATCAAAATTCATGGTTTCTGA